The Corynebacterium suranareeae genome window below encodes:
- a CDS encoding GntP family permease, with protein MDTWEQTLGAGPLLGIAAGAIALILVLVIVFKLHAFLTLVLVSIVTALVAGIPVTAVVDTLLDGFGGTLASVALLVGLGAMLGRLVETSGGAKSLADTMVRIFGEKRAPFALGVASLIMGFPIFFDAGLVVMLPVIFAVARRLNGSVLTFGIPAAGAFSVMHVFVPPHPGPIAASEFFGAQVGYVLIAGIIVALPTWYLTGYLLGKFLGRKFPLPVPDLLSGGAQEDDQPQNPASAASIIVILLIPMLLIFGNTGTSMAVSAGLLDAESAVVKILGFLGETPVALLITVIIALFFLGNRRGVNGSALEKTVEGALGPICSVVLITGAGGMFGGVLRTSGIGGALADSMSDLGLPVIAGCFIVAAVLRVAQGSATVALTTAAALMAPAVAAADFNEFQLAAIVISTAAGSVIASHVNDSGFWLVGRLMNADVPTTLKTWTVNQTCIAIVGFVMAYAMFGLASLV; from the coding sequence ATGGACACTTGGGAACAAACACTTGGAGCAGGGCCACTGCTCGGCATCGCAGCCGGAGCCATTGCCCTCATCTTGGTTCTCGTCATCGTTTTTAAACTGCACGCTTTTCTCACACTGGTACTGGTGTCAATCGTCACCGCACTCGTTGCCGGTATTCCTGTCACCGCAGTTGTCGATACTTTGCTCGATGGTTTTGGTGGAACGCTTGCCTCGGTCGCCCTACTGGTGGGTCTGGGTGCAATGCTTGGTCGATTGGTTGAAACATCAGGTGGCGCAAAATCTCTAGCCGACACCATGGTGCGAATCTTCGGTGAAAAACGAGCACCTTTCGCACTCGGTGTTGCATCCCTAATTATGGGATTCCCCATCTTCTTCGACGCTGGCCTCGTGGTCATGCTCCCCGTGATCTTCGCAGTTGCTCGCCGACTCAACGGCTCCGTTCTCACTTTTGGCATCCCTGCAGCTGGCGCATTCTCCGTCATGCACGTGTTCGTCCCACCACACCCAGGACCAATTGCAGCTTCAGAATTCTTCGGCGCACAGGTTGGATATGTGCTGATCGCAGGCATCATCGTTGCACTTCCAACCTGGTACTTGACCGGTTACCTGCTGGGTAAGTTCCTTGGCCGAAAGTTCCCGCTTCCCGTACCTGACCTACTCAGTGGTGGAGCACAAGAAGACGATCAGCCACAAAACCCCGCTAGTGCTGCATCAATTATTGTCATTTTGCTCATTCCGATGCTGCTCATCTTCGGCAATACCGGAACGTCAATGGCCGTTTCCGCCGGTCTTCTTGACGCAGAATCTGCGGTAGTGAAAATTTTGGGATTCCTTGGCGAAACCCCAGTAGCCCTGCTGATCACCGTGATCATCGCGCTGTTCTTCCTAGGCAATCGACGTGGCGTTAATGGTTCCGCACTGGAAAAGACCGTCGAAGGTGCCCTCGGACCAATCTGCTCAGTCGTATTGATCACTGGCGCCGGTGGAATGTTCGGTGGAGTGCTGCGCACCTCTGGAATTGGTGGAGCACTTGCAGATTCCATGTCCGACCTGGGACTTCCAGTAATTGCAGGATGTTTCATCGTGGCAGCCGTCCTTCGCGTCGCTCAGGGTTCTGCCACCGTTGCACTCACCACCGCCGCAGCCCTTATGGCTCCCGCAGTTGCCGCCGCTGATTTCAATGAATTCCAACTAGCAGCAATTGTCATCTCCACCGCTGCAGGATCAGTCATTGCCAGCCACGTGAACGACTCCGGATTCTGGCTTGTTGGCCGACTCATGAACGCCGATGTCCCCACCACGCTAAAAACCTGGACCGTAAACCAAACCTGCATTGCGATTGTGGGATTCGTGATGGCCTATGCAATGTTCGGGTTGGCATCGCTTGTATAG
- a CDS encoding asparaginase, whose product MIPAHAPLVGQSRGDYIESIHYGSAVLLDVDGHIETSIGDTEALFYPRSALKPLFAVGMVRAGLKLNQAQLTLASASHSGSLEHQKVVLSTLHDAGLAESDLGNSVDLPYGKAERDAHLAAGGRPTRLAQNCSGKHAALLALCALKGWDTETYLDPEHPVSALLRETVEELCGTRVASISIDGCGTPVYPLTLEALARGYARLAKAQPGSAEYQVKVAIMNHPELLAGVGRDVSALMRALPGAVAKDGFEGIQAVALPDGRALAVKISDGGDRARMPITATLLTHALEEAPDDLRALTHLNVTAGPAEELVGKLFAL is encoded by the coding sequence ATGATCCCAGCGCACGCCCCACTGGTGGGCCAAAGCCGTGGCGATTACATCGAATCCATTCACTACGGATCAGCTGTGTTGCTTGATGTGGATGGACATATCGAAACCTCCATCGGTGATACGGAAGCACTATTTTATCCCCGTTCTGCACTCAAACCGTTGTTTGCAGTCGGCATGGTTCGTGCAGGTCTCAAGCTCAACCAAGCACAGCTGACCTTGGCAAGTGCCAGCCACTCTGGATCCTTGGAACACCAAAAAGTAGTGCTTAGCACCTTGCATGATGCAGGGCTTGCGGAATCTGATTTGGGCAACTCTGTTGATCTTCCTTATGGAAAAGCAGAACGCGATGCTCACCTTGCAGCAGGTGGACGCCCTACCCGGCTGGCCCAAAACTGTTCCGGAAAACATGCAGCACTGTTGGCGCTGTGTGCTCTGAAAGGGTGGGATACCGAAACTTATCTTGATCCTGAGCACCCGGTTTCTGCTTTGCTTCGGGAGACTGTTGAGGAGCTGTGTGGAACGAGGGTGGCGTCGATAAGCATCGATGGCTGCGGAACCCCCGTCTATCCCCTAACGCTTGAAGCTTTGGCCCGGGGCTATGCGCGGCTGGCGAAAGCGCAGCCTGGAAGCGCTGAATACCAGGTCAAGGTGGCAATCATGAATCATCCTGAGCTGCTCGCCGGCGTTGGCCGCGATGTCAGCGCGCTGATGAGGGCGCTGCCCGGCGCGGTGGCCAAGGACGGATTTGAAGGAATCCAGGCAGTCGCGCTTCCCGACGGGCGCGCACTCGCCGTGAAAATTTCTGATGGTGGCGACCGCGCCCGCATGCCCATTACCGCAACGCTACTTACCCACGCTTTGGAAGAAGCGCCGGATGACCTGCGTGCTTTAACCCACCTGAATGTTACAGCGGGACCGGCGGAGGAACTCGTCGGCAAGCTATTTGCTCTTTAA
- a CDS encoding DUF5926 family protein yields MAKKNKKNEQLPEGMSRRQAKLAARAAERAALEREPRPFDGLAMEPQLVALQEFIPSATAPITVAGTDRKITLCTVLPGAAAALVREEAFGGEAFVAMQQAIRSNNPGKDLAFALNWVINAKPGESLATATADGTQPELKSLLNDASLLNITAHQDFNWWLADNDNLSPEVAQHMQAANDSILPSYEVEADVPGAVWWVNPGGKAHIRWVRTENETALLNALARIAARGELNLGEETKFAGAFRTHGIVVPVWDLDPERSHTDYADVLVALNEKIVAELDNDAQLNADERRQLENIKSRQVTIR; encoded by the coding sequence ATGGCAAAGAAGAATAAGAAGAATGAACAGCTGCCGGAGGGCATGAGCCGTCGTCAGGCAAAACTTGCAGCCCGCGCGGCTGAACGTGCAGCGCTTGAGCGTGAACCACGCCCGTTTGATGGCTTGGCAATGGAGCCACAGCTGGTGGCGCTGCAGGAATTCATTCCATCTGCAACAGCACCGATCACCGTTGCAGGTACCGACCGCAAAATCACCTTGTGCACCGTCCTCCCAGGTGCAGCCGCAGCGCTCGTGCGCGAGGAAGCATTCGGCGGCGAGGCATTCGTTGCAATGCAGCAGGCGATCCGCTCCAACAACCCGGGCAAGGACCTCGCGTTCGCGCTGAACTGGGTCATCAACGCAAAACCCGGCGAGTCACTGGCCACCGCCACAGCGGATGGCACGCAGCCAGAGCTAAAGAGCTTGCTTAACGACGCCTCCCTCCTCAACATCACCGCCCACCAAGACTTCAACTGGTGGTTGGCTGACAACGACAACCTCTCCCCAGAAGTTGCACAGCACATGCAGGCAGCTAATGATTCCATCTTGCCTTCCTACGAAGTTGAAGCAGATGTTCCAGGTGCCGTGTGGTGGGTCAACCCAGGTGGCAAGGCGCATATCCGCTGGGTACGCACCGAAAACGAAACCGCATTGCTCAACGCTTTGGCACGCATCGCAGCTCGTGGCGAGCTCAACTTAGGCGAAGAAACCAAGTTTGCTGGCGCTTTCCGCACCCACGGCATCGTCGTCCCAGTGTGGGATCTCGATCCTGAGCGTTCACACACCGACTACGCCGATGTGTTGGTGGCACTGAACGAGAAGATCGTTGCTGAGCTAGACAACGATGCACAGCTCAACGCCGATGAGCGCCGCCAGCTTGAAAACATCAAGTCCCGCCAGGTGACCATCCGCTAA
- a CDS encoding FadR/GntR family transcriptional regulator yields the protein MMFTMNLSDSWTPRQPVLSRTSAAEEVFNAIRQGIESGEIPLGSKLSSEAALAASFGVSRSVIREALRSSATLGLTKTETGRGTFVISASPTNDLVLGNFSSTDLYEARPHIEVPAAGLAATRRSKDDLQQLFNIIEQMEAEDDHVAWVELDTEFHAAIANASGNSVFAKIVGDIRESLARQSETVNVVSGRREPSNEEHRAIVEAIAAQDKQAAETAMAFHLSAVQVAVDDIVRKQS from the coding sequence ATGATGTTCACCATGAACCTGTCTGACAGCTGGACACCCCGACAGCCGGTGCTCTCTCGCACCAGTGCTGCGGAGGAAGTCTTCAATGCAATTCGTCAAGGAATCGAATCTGGGGAGATCCCACTTGGTTCCAAACTCAGCTCTGAAGCAGCGTTGGCTGCATCGTTTGGGGTGAGTCGCTCGGTGATTCGGGAAGCGCTTCGATCTTCAGCAACCTTGGGACTAACCAAGACTGAAACGGGTCGTGGAACTTTTGTTATTTCGGCGTCTCCTACCAATGATCTTGTGTTGGGTAATTTTTCATCCACGGATCTTTATGAGGCCCGCCCTCACATTGAGGTTCCTGCTGCTGGCCTTGCTGCCACCAGGCGGTCGAAGGATGATTTGCAGCAGCTTTTTAACATCATCGAGCAGATGGAAGCCGAAGATGATCATGTGGCTTGGGTGGAATTAGATACTGAGTTTCATGCAGCTATCGCTAATGCCAGTGGCAACTCGGTGTTCGCCAAGATTGTCGGCGATATCCGTGAGTCGTTGGCCAGGCAGTCTGAGACCGTGAACGTGGTGTCCGGTCGCAGGGAACCCTCCAATGAGGAGCACCGCGCGATCGTTGAAGCCATTGCAGCGCAAGATAAACAAGCTGCTGAAACTGCCATGGCATTCCATCTTTCTGCAGTTCAGGTGGCTGTGGATGACATCGTGAGGAAGCAATCATGA
- a CDS encoding glycerophosphodiester phosphodiesterase: MKIIAHRGLSSRFPELTESAFRAALELPIHGIETDVRLTKCGEVVNVHDPIVDRVSNGRGRVSRLDLESLLSLNFGTKEAPEKVLTLNNLLDILEDYPDKHLYIESKHPMRYAVMLEEEITKILKYRGLTEDPRIHIISFALPAMYRMARLAPHLDRIHLRRSWERWGNPRDLRCGVPTGLGLSLERAKLEPKIIGAKGLPTYLFTVDKQKDMLWARDQGVDMLATNYPDRAAELLNADAEPAMYANAHGKEE, from the coding sequence ATGAAGATCATTGCGCACCGAGGTTTATCGTCTCGCTTTCCCGAGTTAACAGAGTCTGCGTTTCGGGCGGCTCTGGAGTTACCGATTCATGGAATTGAAACTGACGTCCGGCTAACTAAATGCGGCGAAGTGGTCAACGTCCATGACCCCATTGTGGATCGCGTGTCCAATGGTCGTGGCAGGGTGTCGCGTTTAGATTTGGAATCCTTGCTGAGCTTGAACTTTGGCACCAAAGAAGCCCCAGAAAAGGTGCTTACTCTAAACAATCTGTTGGACATTCTTGAGGATTATCCAGATAAGCACCTTTATATAGAATCCAAGCACCCGATGCGCTACGCGGTCATGCTGGAAGAAGAAATCACAAAAATTTTAAAATATCGCGGGCTGACGGAAGATCCACGCATCCACATCATTTCTTTTGCACTTCCCGCGATGTATCGCATGGCTCGCCTTGCCCCACACCTTGATCGGATTCATCTGCGCAGGTCGTGGGAGCGGTGGGGTAATCCACGTGATCTGCGCTGCGGTGTGCCCACCGGTTTGGGGTTGTCGCTGGAGCGGGCGAAATTGGAGCCGAAGATTATTGGGGCCAAGGGGTTACCCACCTATCTTTTCACCGTCGATAAGCAAAAAGACATGCTGTGGGCGCGCGACCAGGGCGTTGACATGCTGGCTACTAATTATCCTGACCGTGCAGCGGAGCTTCTGAACGCAGACGCGGAGCCTGCCATGTACGCTAATGCGCATGGCAAAGAAGAATAA
- a CDS encoding class C sortase — MSKHQKVAKAGSAGRGSRITSLVLLIVSLALLSYPVVATVLADYNNSENARRYAEEITESATPETIQQLRSKAEDYNADLWATGHPVRQENPEDPAYQGYKEQLLTSDRSTTMARIQIPDVGIDLPIYHGTTDDVLYRGAGHMYNSDLPIGGESSTSVITAHTGMVNASMFDNLGKLKEGEPVYINVLGETLRYRMTGYEVVKPEDYDAVTYEDGVDKLILITCTPYGINSDRLLVTAERDHSPIEEGEVPDGWRLQLSWWMKLDLAIIATIIAIALWSTIRRRKNLKVEISG, encoded by the coding sequence TTGTCTAAACATCAAAAGGTAGCCAAGGCCGGTAGTGCGGGGCGTGGGTCTCGTATTACTTCGTTGGTCTTGCTGATCGTAAGTTTGGCTCTGCTGTCGTATCCGGTGGTTGCTACAGTGTTGGCGGATTACAACAATAGTGAGAATGCTCGTCGATACGCGGAGGAGATTACGGAGTCCGCGACGCCAGAGACGATCCAGCAGCTGCGCAGCAAGGCGGAGGATTACAACGCTGACCTGTGGGCTACTGGGCACCCGGTGCGGCAGGAAAATCCGGAGGATCCTGCGTACCAGGGTTATAAGGAGCAGTTGCTGACTTCGGATCGCTCAACCACGATGGCTCGCATTCAGATTCCGGATGTGGGTATTGATCTGCCGATTTATCACGGTACGACTGATGATGTTTTGTACCGAGGTGCTGGCCATATGTACAATTCTGACCTACCGATTGGTGGAGAGAGCAGTACTTCGGTGATTACTGCGCATACGGGCATGGTGAATGCGAGTATGTTCGATAACCTGGGAAAACTTAAAGAGGGCGAGCCTGTTTACATTAATGTTCTTGGTGAGACTCTGCGCTATCGGATGACTGGCTACGAAGTGGTGAAGCCGGAAGATTATGATGCGGTGACGTACGAGGATGGGGTGGATAAGCTCATTCTGATTACCTGTACTCCGTACGGCATTAACTCGGATAGATTGCTGGTCACTGCCGAGCGAGATCACTCGCCGATTGAAGAAGGTGAAGTTCCTGATGGTTGGCGTTTACAGCTGTCGTGGTGGATGAAGCTGGACTTGGCGATTATTGCCACCATTATTGCGATTGCGTTGTGGTCAACAATCCGCCGGAGGAAGAATCTCAAAGTAGAAATTTCAGGATAA
- a CDS encoding LPXTG cell wall anchor domain-containing protein codes for MFRAKITRCIATVLSVFLIAGIVTPTVSQAQTSSPYDPLSTYLDDAYSYGYGGLLDLRLLNQHLRIGPDNRALTVAELNGVNQLWEALEDDTNNEEPNTSSINLGLLELINVNLGQISLPLLGDGGLLQFVLNDAQVGVLREFAHAPSVNHAIGAVGVVSDSGGLEVTQPGEGANAEINILSLLDLQSTIIADTVIDEAHLSLGALSAGAIKPDQNLNELPALNCAANYTEFDYNKLDPSEDLFGTPSVLEQEDGRICSSYQIADAELVISAPLVGGLVTELGSTLRTLLGGVENTLNLLLGSDGVLEVLGPVLDPILSVTAEASIDEDTIVNSLLIDPLTSSDELVTIDLGTGLIKVDLEKLHTDGLSNLEPNTSLLTAAQLAKITDTVTNLLTASAVEEPNGLNAKLDKILRGENKQGGLYATELTLDVCVLGVLVDCLLEVELIATLGGLLTGATGTTDIDEYRNDPYGKYYRSGALGLILGPVVATLLSTVGGIVEGLLFGNDDNPSGLLGGLLGDLQTAVISPLLSTLNPALVLVLDPIANIIINRQTLVEVEHGTVFTVSALEVNILDLGTSASDVIHLPLATASVMAQHWKPFEIQLNVAKQGDGRNLHSGGFTYDLQCVDGTTPVFESELVEYTSNKVGERFEYSSAQNQLQLVGATGLTSTALLPAGSECQLMANPSLATEKFSALQPTGTTPTRTPYTYFLDTSDQGLQVSAGESLWETITDLDSLSSYSVEDAWKQHSITITVPEQGDKIPFNIVHSYDIDTRNIEVVATTDGVAPTDPYVFEYSIDSGATWTPVVDNLISNVPFIDGTSLEPIQVLVREQLPTPVPDVSWMIADPETQLDSTVENGYSTAKQFAAGYGLDADSSTTPNLQLVAANGVPVEINFEAMLPKTGQTTLVWVIGLGLLTALGAVIMYVRSRKQ; via the coding sequence ATGTTTCGAGCAAAGATCACACGATGTATTGCAACAGTTCTTAGTGTGTTCTTGATTGCTGGTATCGTCACGCCTACAGTTTCTCAAGCCCAAACTTCTAGCCCGTACGACCCGCTGTCAACTTATCTAGACGATGCTTACTCATATGGCTATGGAGGCCTATTAGATCTTCGATTGTTAAATCAACATCTACGAATAGGTCCAGATAATCGTGCTCTTACCGTGGCGGAGCTGAATGGCGTAAACCAACTTTGGGAAGCGCTAGAAGATGACACTAATAATGAAGAGCCCAACACTTCTTCGATCAATCTTGGACTTTTAGAACTCATTAACGTCAACCTTGGCCAAATATCTCTTCCCCTATTGGGCGATGGAGGACTGCTTCAATTCGTCCTAAACGACGCCCAAGTTGGTGTTCTTAGAGAATTCGCTCATGCACCTTCGGTGAATCATGCGATTGGTGCAGTAGGTGTCGTAAGTGATTCGGGTGGTTTGGAAGTAACACAACCAGGCGAAGGCGCAAATGCAGAAATAAATATCCTGAGCTTGCTCGATCTTCAAAGCACTATTATCGCAGACACAGTTATCGATGAAGCCCACCTTTCACTCGGTGCATTAAGCGCTGGAGCAATTAAGCCTGACCAAAATCTTAATGAACTTCCTGCGCTAAACTGCGCCGCAAATTACACCGAATTTGATTACAACAAGCTTGACCCAAGCGAGGATCTTTTCGGAACACCGTCCGTACTTGAACAAGAAGATGGCCGAATCTGTAGCTCTTATCAAATCGCTGATGCTGAGCTAGTCATCAGTGCTCCTCTAGTCGGTGGCCTGGTGACTGAACTGGGAAGCACACTGAGAACACTTTTAGGCGGAGTCGAAAACACACTCAACTTGCTGCTCGGCTCTGACGGGGTACTAGAGGTCCTGGGTCCAGTTCTGGATCCAATTCTTTCTGTCACCGCTGAAGCTAGTATCGATGAAGACACCATTGTTAATTCGCTTCTAATCGATCCCCTGACTTCTTCGGATGAACTGGTAACAATCGATCTCGGCACAGGATTGATAAAAGTAGATCTTGAAAAACTACATACTGACGGTTTAAGCAATTTAGAGCCCAATACATCACTCTTGACTGCTGCGCAGTTGGCAAAAATCACAGATACTGTGACAAACCTCTTGACAGCAAGTGCCGTAGAAGAGCCAAACGGTCTCAACGCAAAACTAGATAAAATACTGCGTGGAGAAAATAAGCAGGGTGGTTTATATGCAACGGAACTTACCCTCGACGTATGTGTGCTTGGGGTTTTGGTTGACTGCTTGCTAGAAGTTGAGCTAATTGCCACCCTCGGAGGTCTGCTCACTGGAGCTACTGGAACCACTGACATAGACGAGTATCGAAATGACCCTTATGGAAAATACTATCGCTCCGGAGCTCTCGGTCTCATCCTCGGACCAGTTGTTGCAACACTTTTGAGCACAGTTGGTGGAATCGTTGAAGGCCTTCTCTTCGGAAACGATGACAATCCATCTGGTCTCTTGGGCGGCCTCCTAGGTGATCTCCAAACAGCAGTCATCAGTCCGTTACTTTCAACGCTGAATCCTGCATTAGTTCTAGTACTAGATCCGATTGCCAATATCATCATTAACCGACAGACTTTAGTAGAAGTTGAGCACGGCACAGTATTCACCGTCTCTGCGCTTGAAGTTAATATTCTGGATCTAGGAACATCTGCGAGCGATGTAATTCATCTACCATTGGCCACCGCATCTGTCATGGCACAACATTGGAAGCCATTCGAGATACAGCTAAACGTCGCCAAACAAGGTGATGGTCGTAATTTGCATAGCGGTGGTTTCACTTATGATCTGCAATGTGTCGATGGAACTACGCCGGTTTTCGAATCTGAACTAGTGGAATACACATCTAACAAAGTCGGAGAAAGATTTGAATATTCATCTGCTCAAAACCAGTTGCAATTAGTTGGCGCTACAGGGTTAACAAGCACTGCTCTACTTCCCGCAGGTTCTGAATGCCAATTGATGGCGAATCCTTCGTTGGCAACTGAGAAGTTTTCAGCTCTTCAACCGACAGGCACAACTCCTACAAGAACTCCATACACTTACTTCCTTGACACTAGCGATCAGGGCCTTCAGGTGTCGGCCGGAGAATCATTGTGGGAAACGATCACGGATCTAGATAGTCTCAGTTCTTATTCTGTTGAAGATGCGTGGAAGCAGCACTCCATCACTATTACGGTTCCTGAACAAGGGGATAAAATTCCTTTCAATATTGTTCACTCCTACGACATTGACACTCGAAATATTGAAGTCGTTGCAACGACCGATGGTGTGGCTCCAACTGATCCTTACGTCTTCGAATACTCGATTGACAGTGGTGCCACTTGGACACCAGTTGTGGATAATCTCATTTCAAATGTCCCGTTCATTGATGGGACTAGTTTGGAACCAATTCAGGTTCTTGTTCGCGAGCAGCTACCCACACCAGTACCCGATGTCTCTTGGATGATCGCGGATCCAGAAACTCAGTTAGACAGCACAGTAGAAAATGGGTATTCAACTGCTAAACAATTTGCTGCTGGGTATGGCCTCGATGCAGATTCCTCGACAACTCCGAATCTTCAACTCGTGGCGGCCAACGGAGTTCCCGTCGAGATCAACTTTGAAGCCATGCTTCCAAAGACCGGTCAGACAACATTGGTGTGGGTCATTGGTTTGGGACTACTCACAGCACTCGGTGCAGTGATCATGTACGTGCGGAGCAGGAAGCAGTAA
- a CDS encoding DUF3500 domain-containing protein — translation MRLNKRIPAALSGLLLSTALLAGCSTSGTDETTTTTVSSAAASTITSTSSDSSDSSASSTTAETISNTADAAQAFLDTLSTEEQDAVLYDYDAEEKSTGWSNFPVTFVERSGVNLTDLTEEQQAAALNVLKNLLNDDAYQMIEEIMAGDQYLNDESNSTEDSLGQYYIAFFGDPSSDSDWAIQFGGHHIGINATFSDGEITFAPTHLGTQPSKWTNEDGETISALGNMYDTAFAFYDSLTEEQQEALYQGEELDSMVCAPGSTCDYPTGTGLKGSDLTDEQKELLIDVIANWVGLADEETTETELDAIRETLDDTYINWSGATEYDTSTGEGIYFQISGPKVYIEFANQQGSAGADIDGVITAGWGHIHTIYRDPTNDYANSVTQEEASGMMGGPGGDGGEMPSGMPGEAPSN, via the coding sequence ATGCGCCTCAACAAACGAATCCCCGCAGCACTTTCCGGACTGCTGCTTTCCACTGCCCTTCTTGCCGGTTGCTCAACTTCTGGAACCGACGAGACCACGACAACGACCGTTTCCTCTGCTGCGGCATCAACCATCACTTCCACTTCTTCAGACTCTTCGGACTCTTCGGCCTCAAGCACAACCGCAGAGACCATCTCCAACACTGCGGACGCTGCCCAAGCATTTTTGGATACTTTGTCCACTGAAGAACAAGACGCCGTTCTCTACGACTACGACGCCGAAGAAAAGTCCACCGGCTGGTCCAACTTCCCCGTGACTTTCGTTGAACGCTCCGGTGTAAACCTCACTGATCTCACCGAAGAACAGCAGGCAGCAGCACTCAATGTTCTAAAGAACCTGCTCAATGATGACGCCTACCAAATGATCGAGGAGATCATGGCTGGCGATCAGTACCTCAACGATGAAAGCAACTCCACCGAGGATTCCCTTGGCCAGTACTACATCGCATTCTTCGGCGATCCAAGCAGTGATTCTGATTGGGCAATCCAATTCGGTGGCCACCACATCGGCATCAACGCCACCTTCTCTGATGGTGAGATCACTTTCGCCCCAACTCACCTTGGCACCCAACCTTCCAAGTGGACCAATGAAGACGGCGAAACCATCTCCGCTCTGGGCAATATGTACGACACCGCTTTCGCCTTCTACGACAGCCTGACCGAAGAGCAGCAAGAAGCTCTCTACCAGGGCGAAGAACTTGATTCCATGGTGTGCGCACCAGGCAGCACGTGTGACTACCCAACCGGTACTGGCTTGAAAGGTTCCGACCTCACTGATGAGCAAAAAGAATTGCTCATTGATGTCATCGCAAACTGGGTTGGTCTAGCCGATGAGGAAACCACCGAAACTGAACTCGACGCGATTCGTGAAACCTTGGATGACACCTACATCAACTGGTCTGGTGCCACCGAATACGACACCTCCACCGGCGAAGGCATCTACTTCCAAATCAGTGGTCCAAAGGTTTATATTGAGTTCGCTAACCAGCAGGGATCTGCAGGTGCCGATATTGACGGCGTCATCACCGCTGGTTGGGGGCATATTCACACCATCTACCGTGATCCAACCAATGATTACGCTAATTCTGTCACCCAGGAAGAAGCCAGCGGAATGATGGGCGGACCTGGCGGTGACGGTGGCGAAATGCCTTCCGGAATGCCTGGTGAAGCTCCATCAAATTAA
- a CDS encoding LCP family protein has product MDSPGQGEIARDSQGRPILDRYGRPVRVRPQPRQTPPAPRTPPVNETRVYQPRQTPPRQTPPRQTPPRQMPPRQTPPRQVPPQQHYQQPGQIGQVRPQPPVIANGGGRRRKAISFKPRGCLGSLAGLVAVVLVLAFVVALWADAKLNRVDATPATQVANTAGTNWLLVGSDSRQGLSDEDIERLGTGGDIGVGRTDTIMVLHMPRTGEPTLLSIPRDSYVNVPGWGMDKANAAFTVGGPELLTQTVEEATGLRIDHYAEIGMGGLANMVDAVGGVEMCPAEAMYDPLANLDIQAGCQEFDGATALGYVRTRATALGDLDRVVRQREFFSALLSTATSPGTLLNPFRTFPMISNAVGTFTVGEGDHVWHLARLALAMRGGIQTETVPIASFADYDVGNVAIWDEAGAEALFSSMR; this is encoded by the coding sequence ATGGATTCACCAGGACAGGGCGAGATTGCCCGCGATAGTCAAGGACGCCCGATACTGGACCGGTATGGTCGGCCGGTTCGGGTTCGTCCGCAACCGCGGCAAACTCCCCCGGCTCCTCGAACCCCTCCGGTGAATGAAACGCGGGTCTATCAGCCAAGGCAAACGCCACCGCGCCAGACTCCTCCAAGGCAGACACCTCCACGACAAATGCCTCCTAGGCAAACCCCACCGAGGCAGGTTCCCCCACAACAGCATTACCAGCAGCCTGGTCAGATCGGACAGGTTCGTCCACAGCCGCCGGTGATTGCAAATGGTGGAGGGAGACGTCGAAAAGCAATATCTTTTAAGCCCCGTGGCTGCCTTGGCTCGCTCGCGGGCCTGGTGGCTGTGGTGCTGGTGCTCGCTTTTGTGGTCGCGCTGTGGGCGGATGCCAAGCTGAATCGCGTGGATGCGACGCCGGCGACGCAGGTGGCGAACACCGCTGGAACGAACTGGCTGCTGGTGGGTTCGGATTCACGGCAGGGTTTAAGTGATGAGGATATTGAGCGGCTGGGTACCGGCGGCGATATCGGTGTGGGGCGTACGGACACGATCATGGTGTTGCATATGCCGCGCACCGGCGAGCCGACGTTGTTGTCGATTCCGCGTGATTCTTATGTCAATGTCCCTGGTTGGGGCATGGATAAGGCGAACGCCGCGTTTACCGTGGGTGGCCCGGAGCTGCTCACGCAAACCGTGGAAGAGGCCACTGGCCTGCGGATTGATCACTATGCGGAAATCGGCATGGGTGGTTTGGCAAACATGGTCGATGCGGTAGGCGGCGTGGAAATGTGTCCCGCTGAGGCCATGTATGATCCGCTGGCGAACCTGGATATTCAGGCTGGTTGCCAGGAATTTGATGGCGCGACCGCGCTGGGTTATGTGCGCACCCGTGCCACTGCCCTGGGCGATTTGGACCGCGTGGTGCGCCAGCGTGAATTTTTCTCCGCGCTGCTGAGTACCGCCACATCCCCGGGCACGCTGCTGAATCCGTTCCGCACCTTCCCGATGATCTCCAACGCAGTGGGAACATTCACGGTGGGCGAAGGCGATCACGTATGGCACTTGGCAAGGTTGGCGCTGGCGATGCGCGGTGGAATCCAGACAGAAACCGTGCCGATCGCATCATTTGCCGACTATGACGTAGGAAACGTGGCGATCTGGGATGAAGCTGGAGCCGAAGCATTATTTAGCTCCATGCGCTAA